The Ziziphus jujuba cultivar Dongzao chromosome 1, ASM3175591v1 genome segment ACACTTCAAATGTTTCATGTGTCTTGCATTTTTATAGGATCTAATTATCATTTTCTTaacaaaggaattaattaatggaaaaaaaatctaacagTATTtccaaaataccaaaaatataaataaataaaaataaaaataaaaagaagaaggaaccCGTCacttaaatcataataaaaaaatggaccCACAGAGTGCCAGGTCATCATAATCTCCAATCAGATTGCACTCAACCATGAGATAGATTCGCTTTTACTGTACTTCTTCTACGGtagttagtttttaattttttcaagacaactttttttttttttgtggattcttttctttaaaatgttttttttttttttttgggggggaaaacGGTCCATATATtttcggattttttttttctagaagatTAGCATATAAtatgagaaaaatattaaatggtaCATGATCAGAATCAGAAACAAAAAGAGATAtatcaaaaacaataaataataatagatttttCTTAATGGATCCATTAAGAAATATATCTGACATGGTAACTTGCCCACCTAAAAAGTTAGAGACTCCTAACCAAATTGTTTTGAGTCCCCCATGGGACTTCaacaaaagtgaaaaagaaaaaaaaatgctgtatatatatattcacccaTCACTCAAAGCGACACCTCGAAGTCTCTGCTTGTGCTATTTTTAGTCTCTGAAAAGAGCACAACAATTAcacaataaatattaattatttatttacaagattcactttctctctctctctttctctctgttctCTGTTCTCTGTTTACGTCCACAGCACGCTAGAATTAATCCTCGTGCATTGCCATAACCATAACCATAaccataatcataatcatatgTATGTAGCGTAGCCGGCCAAACAAattcttgttttgtttgttcttttctctctctctgatcGTTgcgatttttcttttcttttcttttttttttttgttttttccatatatattagtattattattattattatatagaaattgttaaaaatatagaGGGAGGGATTACAGAAGCAAATTAATAAGCCATCATGGAAGGAGGAGGAGGTGGGAAGgtgtcgtcgtcgtcgtcgtcgtcgtctcCTTCGACGTCGACGAGTCGTAAGGCACGTGCGATTAAAGTGGAGGACCAGAAGGTTCCATTTTATAAGCTGTTCACGTTCGCTGATCGGCTTGATATGTTGTTGATGTTAGTCGGTACTGTAAGTGCTATGGCAAACGGCATGACTCAGCCCATAATGACTCTCATCTTCGGAAAGCTTATCAACACCTTCGGTTCTTCCGATCCTTCTCAAGTCGTTCACCAGGTTTCTAAGGTAcacattcttttcttttcttttatttgtgatttattttatttttgtgagtgTGTGTTTAATGTGTTTGTGTTAATGCATAGTtagtttttaatcaatttatttggaATTGAGAATGTGGAATGCATATATGTTCGTTTGCGATTTGTTCGATGTTTAAGGAATTAATAgcattgaaaaaacaaaaaaaaaaaatatatatatatatatatatatatatatattaattattgggGGGAGATTGGAATGCACATTAAGCTCTTTAGTTTTTTGTATTTCGTTTCCGGAGAAAATGCAAGAAATCAGAATCGAATCGAGCTGCAATTTCCTTTGGCAGTTTCTGTTTACTATTTATGCATTCGATGATGATCGACttttttaaaacttgaaaagaatcTTTGCTATGCGGCACAACTCACATATATGGAAATAACTATGAAATGCACGCTCTTCCAACCCAACTCATGAAAATTATAATCACGGTTGAGCTGGCACTAATCATCAAATGCAACAAGGCAAATGTGGGACCCTTGATCATATTTTTAGCATTAGTTTTACAATGTATGTTTACAGcagtgttaattaattaatctgatGATGGCTTGTACTTTTGCGATTCTCAGGTTTCTTTAGATTTTGTAATGTTGGCAGTTGGCTCGGGCATTGCTTCATTTCTTCGTAagttcaaataatataataaccttTTTAACTTGTCTCCTCTACATATATGCAATAGTAACTtggtgtttttattaattaattaattgttacaaTACATATTAGAGGTTTCATGTTGGATGGTGAGCGGAGAAAGACAAGCCACACGCATTCGAGGTTTAtacttgaaaacaatactaAGACAAGACATTGCTTTCTTTGACACTGAAACTAGTACTGGTGAAGTCATCGGTAGAATGTCCGGTGATACAATTCTCATTCAAGAGGCCATGGGTGAGAAGGTCATAATCAAACTACTTGTTCTCTAGCTAGCTCgctctatctatttctttttctttcctccagCATTTTCTATTTTCCATCTTTGATACGTTCTTTTCAACAATTCATTACAGGTGGGGAAGTTCATACAGCAGATTACGACTTTCTTCGGCGGATTCATCATCGCATTCATCAAAGGCTGGCTTCTTGCTCTAGTTTTGCTTTCATGTATCCCCTGCATTGCTCTTGCTGGTGGAATGATGGCAACCAGGATAGCGAAAATGGCAAGCCGTGGACAACTTGCTTATGCAGATGCAGGCAATGTAGTGGAACAAACAGTGGGATCCATTAGAACAGTAAGACGGCGTTATTGGTATATGATATTATTTGTCTTTACATCCCTTTTATCTCCTAACCCTCTGTTTCGAAATGTATATATGCAAAGGTGGCATCCTTCACTGGGGAGAAGCAAGCTATTGACAAGTACAACGAGAAGCTTGAGGTTGCCTACAAAGTTTCGACTAAACAAGGGCTGGTGTCAGGATTGGGAATGGGTTCGGTTCTTGTAATTGTGTTTGGAACTCATGCACTTGCGGTTTGGTATGGATCCAAATTGATTATTGAGAAAGGTTACAATGGAGGAACTGTCATTAATGTAATTTTTGCTATCATGACGGGAGGAATGTAAGTTTATCCATGTTTATGCATTGTATATATCAGTACTGTACATATTGATATAGATTCATCATTTTTATACatgatttttggtttctttgttcTTCTGGATTAGGTCGTTAGGCCAGACATCTCCATCTTTGAATGCTTTTTCTTCGGGGCAGGCTGCTGCTTATAAAATGTTCGAGACAATCAAACGAAAGCCGAAAATCGATGCTTATGAAACTGGAGGGATTGTCCTGGAAGACATTAAAGGTGACATTGAACTTAAGGATATATACTTCAGATACCCTGCAAGGCCAGATGTGCAAATCTTTGCTGGTTTCTCATTGCATGTTCCGAGTGGTAAAACTGCTGCTTTAGTTGGCCAAAGTGGCAGTGGCAAATCAACCGTAATCAGCCTACTAGAAAGATTCTATGACCCAGATTCCGGTGAAGTTCTTATAGATGGTGTTGATATGAGAAAGTTTCAGCTTAAATGGATAAGGGAAAAGATTGGGTTGGTTAGTCAAGAACCAATTCTATTTGCAACtactataaaagaaaatatcgcATATGGAAAGGAAAATGCAACTGACAAGGAGATACGAACAGCAATTGAGCTTGCTAATGCAGCCAAATTTATTGACAAGCTTCCCATGGTAAATCCCACTTCCTTGATTCAGGTTAATAACAGCCCCAAATTCAGGGTTTTACCTTTATGTTGATAACCAAGATGGATTCTGGTTAATTACAGGGATTGGAGACATTGGCTGGTGAACATGGTACACAACTATCTGGTGGACAAAAGCAAAGAATTGCAATTGCAAGGGCCATTTTAAAGAACCCAAGAATCCTCCTTCTTGATGAAGCAACTAGTGCTTTGGATGCTGAGTCTGAACGCATTGTCCAAGATGCACTGGAAAGAGTTATGGAAAATCGAACAACCATAGTTGTTGCTCATCGTTTGACAACAATTAGGAATGCTGACATTATAGCTGTGGTGCATCAAGGGAAACTTGTGGAGAAAGGTAACTCTAAAACCTCTTTATTAGTTTcaaatatccaaacaaaaatttatgaaGATTAacatttccaaaaacaaaatgatttttCAGGAACTCATGATGAGTTGATCAAAGATTCAGAAGGAGCTTACTCCCAACTAGTTCACCTACAAGAAGGAGCACATGAAACAGAAGGTGCCCAAGCCTCTAATTCTGATTTCAAAACTATGAGTTTCGAGATGGATAAGAGCGTGGTAAGGTCAGGGAGCTCTATGCGGAGTTCTACGAGCATAGCTTCATCCCCTAGTCACTCTTATgctcttaattttggtttttctagCCCGATTCATTTTCCTGAATCTGAAGGACACGAAGAGAATAGCACAAAAAATGAGATAGATCctaaaaagaaacaaactgTTCCACTCAAAAGGTTAGCCTACCTAAACAAGCCTGAGGCTCCAGCCTTGCTTGTTGGAACTATTGCTGCAGGAATACAAGGTGTAGTTCTCCCTGTATTTGGCCTTCTACTTTCAAGTTCCATTGAAATGTATTTCAAACCTCCACATCAGCTAAGGAAAGATTCCAAGTTTTGGTCACTCCTGTTTTTGGGCATGGGTTTCATCGGTCTTGTGGTTGCTCCAGTGCAGAGTTTCTTCTTTGGAGTTGCAGGTGCAAGATTGATACAACGAATTCGTTCCTTGACTTTTGAGAAGGTTGTGCACCAAGAAATCTGTTGGTTTGATGATCCTGCAAATTCCAGGTACCtattttttgagattttgaatttcattgaggaaataaaaaaaaattaaaatcctttAAATGGTTCATCAAATGACATGAAATCGTTTACATTTGTACACAGTGGTGCAATTggtgcaaggttatcttcggatGCATCAATGGTGAGGAGTCTTGTTGGTGATGCCTTGGCCTTGTTGGTCCAGAATATAGCAACTGTCGTTGCAGCATTAATCATAGCATTCACAGCTAACTGGATATTAGCACTTGTAGTTCTACTTGTGTCACCCATCTTGATTATGCAGGGATACACACAGACAAAATTTCTAAAAGGGTTCAGTGCTGATGCCAAGGTAAATTCTTAGCCCAGTTTttaatcctttaaaaaaaaatgttcctcTTCCTTCACTAGATTCCAAATCCCTAATATAGCCTCAAATGGAAGCATTTCTTCCATATtggataatattataattgtttgaaattttgtaggTTATGTATGAAGAAGCTAGTCAAGTAGCAAATGATGCGGTTGGCAGCATTAGAACTGTTGCATCATTTTGTTCTGAAAGCAAAGTGATGGAAATGTACCAGAAGAAATGTGAAGCTCCCATGGCACATGGAGTAAGGACAGGAGTAGTAAGTGGTGTAGGTTTTGGactctctttcttttcactGTACTGCATAAATgcatttcttttctatattggAGCTGTTCTTGAGAAACATGGCAAAGCCACATTTGGAGAAGTTTTCAAGGTAAAACATTGAGTTGTTTGTTTAGTTATCTCTAATCTTTAATCCCTTCATTGAAGTTTCTTCGGTTATAATTCTAAGAAATGAATTCCATTGCAGGTTTTCTTTGCTTTAACAATCTCAGCAATGGGGGTTTCCCAAAGTAGTGCCCTGGCTACTGACACCAACAAAGCAAAAGATTCAGCAGTTTCAATATTTGGAATTCTAGATAGAAAGACCAAAATTGATTCAAGCAGCAATGAGGGCACAACACTATCATCTATAGCAGGAAATATTGAGTTTGAACATGTGAGCTTTAAATATCCCACGCGCCCTGATATTCAGATTTTCAAAGACTTGTGTTTGAGTATCCCCACTGGAAAGGTATACACCACCACCctattattttgtctttttttgttattcGTCTGTGTCAAAGTAATGTTTTTATCAATGGTATTTCATCACCTTAATGGCAAAGTTTTGTTTTGTAGACTGTTGCTTTGGTTGGAGAGAGTGGCAGTGGGAAATCAACAACAATCAGTTTAATAGAAAGATTTTATGACCCCGATTCAGGCCGTATAACATTAGATGGAATTGAAACCCAAAAGTTTAGATTAAGCTGGTTGAGACAACAAATGGGATTAGTGAGTCAAGAGCCAATTCTCTTCAACGAAACCATCCGTTCCAACATAGCTTATGGCAAACAAGGAGAAGTTACTGAGGAAGAGATCATTGCAGCAACAAAATCAGCAAACGCACACAACTTCATATCTTCCTTGCCTAATGGTTATGACACCTCAGTAGGTGAAAGAGGAATGCAATTATCAGGAGGACAAAAGCAGAGAATAGCCATTGCGAGGGCAATACTAAAGAACCCGAAAATCCTTTTGCTTGATGAAGCTACAAGTGCACTTGATGCAGAATCAGAGAGAGTTGTACAAGATGCATTAGATAGAGTTATGGTGAATAGAACAACTGTTGTTGTTGCTCATCGCCTTAGCACAATCAAAGGGGCTGATATAATTGCAGTGTTCAAGAATGGTGTGATCGCTGAGAAAGGAACACATGATAACCTGATGACAATCCCTGACGGTGCTTATGCATCTCTGGTGGCACTCCATATGAGTTCAacatgaaaatagaaaaatgataACAATGGCATAAATTTTAGCTTCTCAAGACATTAAGTCTCAACAAAACTACCAAAGAAAGACAATAGTTTAGGGTAAGCttcttaaaattgttaaattttaaagttttgtaCATTCtttatgtaaattattttatagcaATAATTTACcgttcatatttatatttgtaatcCTTATTAAGtactttttcaattaattaattaattaatagatgatgatgatgtcgtGTGTGCGGCTGAGTTGATAAATCATGGAATTAGTCCTTGGCTGGTGAAGAAAGTGGAATCAGGAGTTGAAGGAGTATTCAATCTCCCAGTAGAAGAGAAAATCAACTATGGGCAACACGACAGAGAGGACAAGTGTAAAATTTGAGAGTTGAGCTTTGTCCTAATCCTAATTGGAATATTATGGTGATTTGTCCATTGTTGCCTTAAGTtcactttttctctttttgttcatTAGTAAAGAAGTATAggatttcgttttttttttttttttttttttttgtcattcttttccttttgaaataattaataaataaatgagtaaTTGTTTGGATCAAATGATATATCCATACGTATTCATAGGTTAGTCtgatgaaatgtccaaatttatttattaaatatgataATGTACCTATacaatattctttttctttttttatattataatatctgAAGTTTTCATGCAATCATAATTTCACACTAACGATTCCTTGTTGACCAAGCTAAAAGAGAGTGAAATGATGGAAAAGAAATCATTTATATGCAAATTTGTATGACAATGTCCAGCTTCACAGTTGTTGAAagctttggaatttgaatttgtgCAAAATGACAAATATAGTAAACTTACATAACTCTTTAAAATGGTGATGTCATGGTATGCcacctttatatataataagtgAATTGGCAATAACTAAATCCTGTTTGAGTCCAATATAATCGAATGGAAATTCAACaaacaaaatagagaaaaaaaataataatatgcggtttaaatgtaatttttttgaaagctATTCATATTTGCACAAAGACTCTTCCATTTACATCCACAGCACGCCAGAATTAATCCATCTATCCTTGTGCAATAATGCCATAACCATATGTAGCCGCTCAACaaattcttgttttttttggtttctgtttCTGTAAATGTATATtacatctttatatatataaaccgcGAATTACAGAATCAAACTAAGCAATGGAAGGAGGGAAGgtgccttcttcttcttcaacgtCAACGAGTAATGAAGGTGGAGAAGGAGGAAGACATGCAGTTAAAGTGGAGGACCAGAAGGTCGCCTTTTATAAGCTCTTCATGTTTGCTGACGCCTTGATATGGTGCTGATGGTTGCGGGTACGTTCGGTGCTATGGCAAACGGCATGACACAGCCAATGATGACTCTCATCTTTGGTAAGCTTATCAACACCTTCGGTTACTCCGATCCTTCTCAAGTCGTTCACCACGTTTCTAAGGTaaacattctttctttttttctttttttttttttttttgagtaattttGATCAAGTTGGAATTTAAAATGGGGATGTGTATAAATATGTTTGTAACCCGATTAATGTTTAAAGAAATGGCGGTTTTAATTTGTAGAAAATATAATCATTAAACCGACATATGTGGGAATCGTTGTAAATTGCTCTTCAAACCCAGCTCATGAGATTGATCACAGTTGAGCTGGGACTTATCAGCAACTGCCACCTGGCAAGGTGGGACCCTCACACTACTTGTGTACCAAATGGCAAATGCATTAATTCAAGAATATGTATCACTAGCATAACCATGACGTTTTATAATTAATGTTTTACCATGTTTtacttatatttaaatttaattgcaTACGCAGTTTTAGAATTAGATTTACCATGTTTTACTGCAACCATAATTAATTAACCTCATCATAGATTGTACTTTTTGTGATTTTCAGGATTCTTTGAACTTTGTAATGTTGGCAATTGGTTCAGGCATTGCTTCCTTTCTCCGTAAGTACATCAAATACTAATCCTCTAACTTTCTCCCACACATGCaatattaattttgtgtttgtatacatatataaatgtggttttaattaattaatttttacaatgcATGCAGAGGTTTCATGTTGGATGGTGAGCGGAGAAAGACAAGCCACACGCATTCGAGGTCTGTACTTGGAAACAATACTAAGAAAAGATATTGCTTTCTTTGACACTGGAACTAGTACTGGTGAGGTCATTGGAAGAATGTCTGGTGATACAATTCTCATTCAGGACGCCATGGGAGAGAAGGTAATAATCAAACTATCAAcgttgctctctctctctctctctctctctctctctctctctctctctctctctcttcccctctGTGTCTCTCCCTGCCTCCATTTCTATTTTCCATCATACTAATTATATCTTTGAACAATTCATGACAGGCAGGGAAGTTCATACAACAGGTTTCGACTTTCTTTGGTGGATTCATCGTTGCATTCGTCAAAGGGTGGCTTCTTTCTCTAGTTTTACTTTCATGCATCCCTTGCATTGCTCTTGCTGGTGGAATTATGGCAACCAGGATAGCGAAAATGGCAACCCGTGGACAGCTTGCTTATGCAGAAGCCGGCAATGTAGTAGAGCAAACAGTGGGTTCCATTAGAACAGTAAGACAGCGTTGTTAGTATATGAATACCGTTTTGTCTTACAAACCTTTTTTCATTCATCTCCTAACTCTCTGGTTtctaaatatatgtaaatggTGGCATCtttcaatggggagaagcaAGCTATTGACAAGTACAACGAGAAGCATGAGGTTGCCTACACAATGACGACTAAACAAGGGCTGGCATCAGGATTTGGAATGGGTACGGTTCTTGTTGTTTTGTTTGGAACTTACGGACTTGCCGTTTGGTATGGATCCAGATTGATTATTGAGAAAGGATATAATGGAGGAACTATCATTAATGTCATGTTTGCTATCATGACTGGAGGAATGTAAGTTTATCCATGTCTTtatatgcattatatatttTACCACCATCTATATACGTATAAATATAGATTCATCATTTTATACATGAATATTTTTCGTGGCTTTTTCTGGATTAGGTCGTTGGGCCAGACATCTCCATCTTTGAGTGCATTTTCTTCAGGGCAGGCTGCTGCTTATAAAATGTTCGAGACAATCAAAAGAAAGCCAAAGATAGATGCTTATGAGACCGGTGGGATTGTCCTGGAAGACATTAACGGTGACATTGAACTTAAGGATATATACTTCGGATACCCTGCAAAGCCAGATGTGCAAATCTTTGCTGGTTTCTCATTGCATGTTCCGAGTGGAAAAACTGCTGCTTTAGTTGGCCAAAGTGGCAGTGGCAAATCAACCGTAATCAGCCTAAGAGAAAGATTCTGTGACCCAGATTCTGGTGAAGTTCTTATAGATGGTGTTGATTTGAGAAAGTTTCAGCTTAAATCGATAAGGGAAAAGATTGGGTTGGCTAGTCAAGAACCAATTCTGTTTGCAACttctataaaagaaaatattgcgTACGGGAAGGAAAATGCAACTGACGAGGAGATAAGAACAGCAATTGAGCTTGCTAATGCAGCCAGATTTATTGACAAGCTTCCCATGGTAAATCCCACTTCCATGATTCAGGTTATTATCAGTTCTAATTCAGGTTTTTACCTTTATGTTGATAATCAAGATGGTTGGATTTGGTTTAATTACAGGGATTGGAAACATTGGCTGGTGAACATGGAACACAACTATCTGGTGGACAAAAGCAAAGAATTGCAATTTGAAGGGCCATTGTGAAGAATCCAAGAAACCTCCTTCTTGATGAAGCAACAAGCGCTTTTGATACTGAGTCTGAACGCATTGTTCAAGATGCGCTAGTAAGAGTTATGGAAAATCGAACGACTGTAGTTGTAGCTCATCGTTTAACAACAATTAGGAATGCTGACATTATAGCTGTGGTGCATCAAGGGAAACTTGTGGAGAAAGGTAACACTAAAACCTCTGTATTGCTTTcaaatatccaaacaaaaatttaccaaactcaatatttccaaaaacaaaatgatttttCAGGAACTCATGATGAGTTGATCAAAGATTCAGAAGGAGCTTACTCCCATCTAGTTCGTCTACAAGAAGTAGCTCATGAAACAGAAGATGCTCAACCCTCTAACTACGCTTCCAAAACTATGCGTTTTGAAATGGATAAGAGCATAATAAGGTCAGGAAGCTCTTTGAGGAGATCTATGCGCAGATCTTTATCTTCTGGTCACTCTTATGGTCTTAAGTTTGGTTTTCCTAGCCCAAATACTTTTCCTGAAACAGAAGGACATGAGGAGGGTAGCATAAAAAACGAGGTAGACCTTATAATGAAACAATCTGTTCCACTGAAAAGGTTAGCCTACCTAAACAAGCCTGAGGCCCCAGCCTATCTTGTTGGAACTATTGCTTCAGGAATACAAGGTTGTATTCTCCCTGCATTTGGCCTTTTAGTTTCAAGTTCCATTGAAATGTTTTTCAAACCTCCGCATCAGCTAAGGAAAGAATCCAGGCTTTGGTCGCTTATGTTTTTGGGATTGGGTTTCATTGGTCTTGCGGTATCTCCAGTCCAGACTTACTCCTTTGGAGTTGCAGGTGCAAGATTGATACAACGAATTAGGTCCATGACTTTTCAGAAGGTTGTGCACCAAGAAATCGGTTGGTTTGATGATCCTGCGAATTCCAGGTAccaatttttgagattttg includes the following:
- the LOC107412714 gene encoding ABC transporter B family member 9, whose translation is MEGGGGGKVSSSSSSSSPSTSTSRKARAIKVEDQKVPFYKLFTFADRLDMLLMLVGTVSAMANGMTQPIMTLIFGKLINTFGSSDPSQVVHQVSKVSLDFVMLAVGSGIASFLQVSCWMVSGERQATRIRGLYLKTILRQDIAFFDTETSTGEVIGRMSGDTILIQEAMGEKVGKFIQQITTFFGGFIIAFIKGWLLALVLLSCIPCIALAGGMMATRIAKMASRGQLAYADAGNVVEQTVGSIRTVASFTGEKQAIDKYNEKLEVAYKVSTKQGLVSGLGMGSVLVIVFGTHALAVWYGSKLIIEKGYNGGTVINVIFAIMTGGMSLGQTSPSLNAFSSGQAAAYKMFETIKRKPKIDAYETGGIVLEDIKGDIELKDIYFRYPARPDVQIFAGFSLHVPSGKTAALVGQSGSGKSTVISLLERFYDPDSGEVLIDGVDMRKFQLKWIREKIGLVSQEPILFATTIKENIAYGKENATDKEIRTAIELANAAKFIDKLPMGLETLAGEHGTQLSGGQKQRIAIARAILKNPRILLLDEATSALDAESERIVQDALERVMENRTTIVVAHRLTTIRNADIIAVVHQGKLVEKGTHDELIKDSEGAYSQLVHLQEGAHETEGAQASNSDFKTMSFEMDKSVVRSGSSMRSSTSIASSPSHSYALNFGFSSPIHFPESEGHEENSTKNEIDPKKKQTVPLKRLAYLNKPEAPALLVGTIAAGIQGVVLPVFGLLLSSSIEMYFKPPHQLRKDSKFWSLLFLGMGFIGLVVAPVQSFFFGVAGARLIQRIRSLTFEKVVHQEICWFDDPANSSGAIGARLSSDASMVRSLVGDALALLVQNIATVVAALIIAFTANWILALVVLLVSPILIMQGYTQTKFLKGFSADAKVMYEEASQVANDAVGSIRTVASFCSESKVMEMYQKKCEAPMAHGVRTGVVSGVGFGLSFFSLYCINAFLFYIGAVLEKHGKATFGEVFKVFFALTISAMGVSQSSALATDTNKAKDSAVSIFGILDRKTKIDSSSNEGTTLSSIAGNIEFEHVSFKYPTRPDIQIFKDLCLSIPTGKTVALVGESGSGKSTTISLIERFYDPDSGRITLDGIETQKFRLSWLRQQMGLVSQEPILFNETIRSNIAYGKQGEVTEEEIIAATKSANAHNFISSLPNGYDTSVGERGMQLSGGQKQRIAIARAILKNPKILLLDEATSALDAESERVVQDALDRVMVNRTTVVVAHRLSTIKGADIIAVFKNGVIAEKGTHDNLMTIPDGAYASLVALHMSST